In Acropora palmata chromosome 7, jaAcrPala1.3, whole genome shotgun sequence, one genomic interval encodes:
- the LOC141886257 gene encoding uncharacterized protein LOC141886257 isoform X5: MDDPDNPSKPQERSLRMQTVSYPQKEVQRTSHHFPTFSKVLFKQQRQRQDVPTLAKEGRVDLQEMPKENEAAPAEISLRGPRALKAYYKALEEGKTRVRRIPLMLIGQARSGKTSLKKSLMGIPFNPHEGSTVGIDVDPSYFKVSTETWKIGEEDQATNKETKRYFEYNLTRQILKILEHDTEEQNVSEGNEVTEDPPSGEKRETLQEIESLPSDLLAVKEMEGEDKIYSVLWDFAGESVYYETHTLFLTSRAIFLLTYDLSRDPYGKALSEKKQERYRVIDDRIGTKTHLDYLDYWMTSVSSVSSQVKDREVHSVLPKTLPCVFLVCTNADRPSGGEDPKVLARKVYGELLKKPYSTHLCGKFEVDNTKSSQKPECPGVSRLREKIREVAKRIPQMKEFIPIKWLKFEKKLQQFLNNGHQWITIENARKTAYNDCQIHDDEEFKTALDFLHDQKILIHFDNTDELNKFVFLDLQWLIDVMKKVITIKPYDDDDDIEFEDLWLKLQEEGILEEKLLKHVWGPLIREHAVFRSLIEIMENFSLLCSWPASDDFERYLVPSMLISHPQEGITQLIDSAQLPSLFIKFNPGQVPPRLFPRLVTQFLLLGKDDFWSSLNPQLYQNFARLYIAKDDRCSVVLLCHSSLIEVVVHGGNDSFEVSCAQSVLGQLLLLLERMRKGFFWLKGMRYQAGVLCRVCCPGKKVKFCSKHRTNKCEREDCLHFIPESEMRSASESITCNRSPTAQSNKVNMVDFSAWFGSCQKDYHALLYFVALRLKKGTNLFANVWAKTLRGNQRTSCEADKRLAAVSSDRVTAGKKELCLPSRKEKPPQLSFKMKEICDLPKSWKPWSDDHLPIDILLLAVGNCDLLSCFSFLDQPFKSYKFGTGYVYFGRMGDASEQEKLKVALMNCSEGAATPGGSLTVLLNAFRVLRPKAVLLVGSCFSLSLDSLRVGDVVIPSKLTTAEGYKTPVSRLFGSLVQDAPHGWVAPLANPNELKVKVHCNCDILSHSLPEAFMLLPMTQILSGR, translated from the exons atGGATGACCCGGATAACCCAAGCAAGCCACAAG aaagaaGTTTACGGATGCAGACTGTTTCATATCCCCAAAAGG aagTACAGCGCACGAGCCACCATTTTCCTACTTTCTCAAAAG ttcttttcaaacaacagCGGCAGCGCCAGGATGTCCCTACATTGGCAAAAG aagGAAGGGTAGACTTGCAGGAGATGCCTAAAGAGAACGAAG CAGCTCCTGCGGAAATTAGTTTACGTGGTCCTAGGGCTTTAAAGGCTTATTACAAGGCTCTTGAAGAGGGAAAAACCCGCGTAAGAAGAATTCCTCTCATGTTGATTGGGCAGGCCCGTTCTGGAAAGACCAGCCTAAAAAAATCGCTTATGGGAATACCATTCAACCCACATGAAGGCAGCACTGTTGGGATAGATGTTGATCCTTCGTACTTCAAAGTATCCACTGAAACTTGGAAGATAGGGGAGGAGGATCAAGCCACCAACAAGGAGACAAAACGTTATTTTGAATACAATTTAACTCGTCAAATACTCAAAATTCTAGAACATGACACTGAGGAACAAAATGTAAGCGAAGGAAATGAGGTCACCGAAGATCCCCCTTCAGGAGAAAAAAGGGAGACACTTCAAGAGATAGAATCGTTGCCGTCCGACTTACTTGCAGTTAAAGAGATGGAAGGTGAAGATAAAATCTATTCAGTTTTGTGGGATTTTGCCGGCGAATCAGTGTATTATGAGACACATACACTGTTTCTGACGTCAAGGGCAATCTTCCTTTTGACTTATGACCTAAGCCGAGATCCTTATGGAAAGGCGCTGTCCgagaaaaaacaagaaaggtaTAGGGTCATTGACGACAGGATTGGAACAAAAACTCACCTTGACTATCTAGACTACTGGATGACTTCAGTTTCTTCAGTATCCAGTCAAGTTAAAGATCGTGAAGTACATTCAGTTCTCCCCAAGACACTTCCATGTGTTTTCTTAGTATGTACAAATGCTGATCGACCTAGCGGTGGGGAAGATCCTAAAGTTCTGGCCCGTAAAGTGTATGGTGAATTGCTGAAAAAGCCCTACAGCACACACCTGTGTGGTAAGTTTGAGGTCGACAACACTAAATCAAGCCAGAAACCAGAGTGTCCTGGAGTGTCACGCTTACGAGAGAAAATTAGAGAAGTTGCCAAGAGGATACCACAGATGAAGGAATTCATCCCTATCAAGTGGttgaagtttgaaaaaaagCTGCAACAATTTCTGAACAACGGTCATCAGTGGATTACTATTGAAAATGCACGGAAGACCGCTTATAATGACTGCCAAATCCACGACGATGAAGAATTTAAAACAGCACTGGACTTTTTGCACGATCAGAAAATTTTGATACATTTTGATAACACTGATGaattaaacaaatttgtttttttggatCTCCAATGGTTAATCGACGTTATGAAGAAAGTTATTACTATTAAAccttatgatgatgatgatgatatagAATTCGAGGACTTGTGGCTCAAGCTACAGGAAGAAGGAATCCTGGAAGAGAAACTCCTGAAGCATGTGTGGGGCCCATTGATTAGAGAGCATGCCGTTTTCAGAAGCCTTATCGAAATCATGGAGAATTTCAGCTTGCTGTGCTCTTGGCCTGCATCAGATGACTTTGAGAGGTATTTGGTACCGTCCATGTTAATATCGCATCCACAAGAGGGCATTACCCAATTGATTGACTCTGCACAACTCCCTTCTCTTTTTATCAAGTTTAATCCTGGGCAAGTTCCACCGCGCTTGTTCCCGCGGCTCGTGACCCAGTTTCTACTGTTGGGCAAGGATGATTTTTGGAGCTCCTTGAACCCTCAGTTGTATCAGAATTTTGCCCGATTGTACATCGCTAAGGACGACAGGTGCTCTGTTGTTCTCTTGTGTCATTCTTCCCTCATCGAAGTTGTTGTTCATGGGGGCAATGATTCTTTTGAGGTGTCTTGTGCCCAATCAGTTTTGGGACAGCTTCTTTTGCTACTTGAGCGTATGCGCAAGGGGTTCTTTTGGTTGAAGGGTATGAGATATCAAGCTGGGGTGTTATGTAGAGTTTGCTGCCCCGGAAAGAAGGTCAAGTTTTGCAGCAAACATCGCACGAATAAATGTGAGCGAGAGGACTGTCTTCATTTCATACCGGAATCTGAGATGCGCAGTGCCAGTGAGTCCATTACCTGCAACAGGTCACCAACTGCACAGAGTAACAAAGTTAACATGGTGGatttttcagcatggtttggTTCGTGTCAAAAG GATTACCACGCTTTGCTGTATTTTGTTGCGCTTCGTTTGAAGAAAGGCACAAATCTGTTCGCCAACGTTTGGGCCAAAACCTTGAGAGGGAATCAG AGAACATCCTGTGAGGCTGACAAGAGACTTGCCGCGGTGTCCTCAGATAGAG tgactgCTGGAAAGAAGGAACTTTGTTTGCCTTCCCGTAAAGAAAAACCACCACAGCTCAGTTTCAAGATGAAAGAAATATGTGATTTGCCAAAATCCTGGAAACCCTGGAGTGACGATCATCTGCCAATTGATATTTTGCTGTTGGCTGTGGGTAACTGTGATTTGCTGAGCTGTTTCTCCTTCCTGGATCAacctttcaaaagttacaagTTTGGCACTGGTTACGTGTACTTTGGACGCATGGGAGATGCCAGTGAACAAGAAAAGCTAAAGGTTGCATTGATGAATTGCTCTGAAGGAGCTGCAACCCCAGGGGGCTCTTTGACAGTGCTTCTAAATGCATTTAGAGTCTTGCGGCCCAAGGCTGTTCTTTTAGTGGGAAGTTGCTTTAGTTTAAGCTTGGATAGCTTGAGAGTGGGAGATGTAGTCATACCTTCAAAGCTAACAACTGCAGAGGGGTACAAAACTCCTGTCAGTCGACTTTTTGGAAGTCTTGTTCAAGATGCACCACATGGATGGGTTGCTCCGTTGGCAAATCCAAATGAACTGAAAGTAAAAGTACATTGCAATTGTGATATCCTTAGCCATTCGCTGCCAGAG GCGTTTATGCTGCTGCCTATGACGCAAATATTGAGTGGGCGGTAG
- the LOC141886257 gene encoding uncharacterized protein LOC141886257 isoform X4: MPKENEAPAEISLRGPRALKAYYKALEEGKTRVRRIPLMLIGQARSGKTSLKKSLMGIPFNPHEGSTVGIDVDPSYFKVSTETWKIGEEDQATNKETKRYFEYNLTRQILKILEHDTEEQNVSEGNEVTEDPPSGEKRETLQEIESLPSDLLAVKEMEGEDKIYSVLWDFAGESVYYETHTLFLTSRAIFLLTYDLSRDPYGKALSEKKQERYRVIDDRIGTKTHLDYLDYWMTSVSSVSSQVKDREVHSVLPKTLPCVFLVCTNADRPSGGEDPKVLARKVYGELLKKPYSTHLCGKFEVDNTKSSQKPECPGVSRLREKIREVAKRIPQMKEFIPIKWLKFEKKLQQFLNNGHQWITIENARKTAYNDCQIHDDEEFKTALDFLHDQKILIHFDNTDELNKFVFLDLQWLIDVMKKVITIKPYDDDDDIEFEDLWLKLQEEGILEEKLLKHVWGPLIREHAVFRSLIEIMENFSLLCSWPASDDFERYLVPSMLISHPQEGITQLIDSAQLPSLFIKFNPGQVPPRLFPRLVTQFLLLGKDDFWSSLNPQLYQNFARLYIAKDDRCSVVLLCHSSLIEVVVHGGNDSFEVSCAQSVLGQLLLLLERMRKGFFWLKGMRYQAGVLCRVCCPGKKVKFCSKHRTNKCEREDCLHFIPESEMRSASESITCNRSPTAQSNKVNMVDFSAWFGSCQKDYHALLYFVALRLKKGTNLFANVWAKTLRGNQRTSCEADKRLAAVSSDRVTAGKKELCLPSRKEKPPQLSFKMKEICDLPKSWKPWSDDHLPIDILLLAVGNCDLLSCFSFLDQPFKSYKFGTGYVYFGRMGDASEQEKLKVALMNCSEGAATPGGSLTVLLNAFRVLRPKAVLLVGSCFSLSLDSLRVGDVVIPSKLTTAEGYKTPVSRLFGSLVQDAPHGWVAPLANPNELKVKVHCNCDILSHSLPEVRGYDDICEKYPGVVAIETEGAGVYAAAYDANIEWAVVKGVASHFHERKSVTDEWMSFASTMAASVVAKMLNDPNVFREWPHFIQGC, from the exons ATGCCTAAAGAGAACGAAG CTCCTGCGGAAATTAGTTTACGTGGTCCTAGGGCTTTAAAGGCTTATTACAAGGCTCTTGAAGAGGGAAAAACCCGCGTAAGAAGAATTCCTCTCATGTTGATTGGGCAGGCCCGTTCTGGAAAGACCAGCCTAAAAAAATCGCTTATGGGAATACCATTCAACCCACATGAAGGCAGCACTGTTGGGATAGATGTTGATCCTTCGTACTTCAAAGTATCCACTGAAACTTGGAAGATAGGGGAGGAGGATCAAGCCACCAACAAGGAGACAAAACGTTATTTTGAATACAATTTAACTCGTCAAATACTCAAAATTCTAGAACATGACACTGAGGAACAAAATGTAAGCGAAGGAAATGAGGTCACCGAAGATCCCCCTTCAGGAGAAAAAAGGGAGACACTTCAAGAGATAGAATCGTTGCCGTCCGACTTACTTGCAGTTAAAGAGATGGAAGGTGAAGATAAAATCTATTCAGTTTTGTGGGATTTTGCCGGCGAATCAGTGTATTATGAGACACATACACTGTTTCTGACGTCAAGGGCAATCTTCCTTTTGACTTATGACCTAAGCCGAGATCCTTATGGAAAGGCGCTGTCCgagaaaaaacaagaaaggtaTAGGGTCATTGACGACAGGATTGGAACAAAAACTCACCTTGACTATCTAGACTACTGGATGACTTCAGTTTCTTCAGTATCCAGTCAAGTTAAAGATCGTGAAGTACATTCAGTTCTCCCCAAGACACTTCCATGTGTTTTCTTAGTATGTACAAATGCTGATCGACCTAGCGGTGGGGAAGATCCTAAAGTTCTGGCCCGTAAAGTGTATGGTGAATTGCTGAAAAAGCCCTACAGCACACACCTGTGTGGTAAGTTTGAGGTCGACAACACTAAATCAAGCCAGAAACCAGAGTGTCCTGGAGTGTCACGCTTACGAGAGAAAATTAGAGAAGTTGCCAAGAGGATACCACAGATGAAGGAATTCATCCCTATCAAGTGGttgaagtttgaaaaaaagCTGCAACAATTTCTGAACAACGGTCATCAGTGGATTACTATTGAAAATGCACGGAAGACCGCTTATAATGACTGCCAAATCCACGACGATGAAGAATTTAAAACAGCACTGGACTTTTTGCACGATCAGAAAATTTTGATACATTTTGATAACACTGATGaattaaacaaatttgtttttttggatCTCCAATGGTTAATCGACGTTATGAAGAAAGTTATTACTATTAAAccttatgatgatgatgatgatatagAATTCGAGGACTTGTGGCTCAAGCTACAGGAAGAAGGAATCCTGGAAGAGAAACTCCTGAAGCATGTGTGGGGCCCATTGATTAGAGAGCATGCCGTTTTCAGAAGCCTTATCGAAATCATGGAGAATTTCAGCTTGCTGTGCTCTTGGCCTGCATCAGATGACTTTGAGAGGTATTTGGTACCGTCCATGTTAATATCGCATCCACAAGAGGGCATTACCCAATTGATTGACTCTGCACAACTCCCTTCTCTTTTTATCAAGTTTAATCCTGGGCAAGTTCCACCGCGCTTGTTCCCGCGGCTCGTGACCCAGTTTCTACTGTTGGGCAAGGATGATTTTTGGAGCTCCTTGAACCCTCAGTTGTATCAGAATTTTGCCCGATTGTACATCGCTAAGGACGACAGGTGCTCTGTTGTTCTCTTGTGTCATTCTTCCCTCATCGAAGTTGTTGTTCATGGGGGCAATGATTCTTTTGAGGTGTCTTGTGCCCAATCAGTTTTGGGACAGCTTCTTTTGCTACTTGAGCGTATGCGCAAGGGGTTCTTTTGGTTGAAGGGTATGAGATATCAAGCTGGGGTGTTATGTAGAGTTTGCTGCCCCGGAAAGAAGGTCAAGTTTTGCAGCAAACATCGCACGAATAAATGTGAGCGAGAGGACTGTCTTCATTTCATACCGGAATCTGAGATGCGCAGTGCCAGTGAGTCCATTACCTGCAACAGGTCACCAACTGCACAGAGTAACAAAGTTAACATGGTGGatttttcagcatggtttggTTCGTGTCAAAAG GATTACCACGCTTTGCTGTATTTTGTTGCGCTTCGTTTGAAGAAAGGCACAAATCTGTTCGCCAACGTTTGGGCCAAAACCTTGAGAGGGAATCAG AGAACATCCTGTGAGGCTGACAAGAGACTTGCCGCGGTGTCCTCAGATAGAG tgactgCTGGAAAGAAGGAACTTTGTTTGCCTTCCCGTAAAGAAAAACCACCACAGCTCAGTTTCAAGATGAAAGAAATATGTGATTTGCCAAAATCCTGGAAACCCTGGAGTGACGATCATCTGCCAATTGATATTTTGCTGTTGGCTGTGGGTAACTGTGATTTGCTGAGCTGTTTCTCCTTCCTGGATCAacctttcaaaagttacaagTTTGGCACTGGTTACGTGTACTTTGGACGCATGGGAGATGCCAGTGAACAAGAAAAGCTAAAGGTTGCATTGATGAATTGCTCTGAAGGAGCTGCAACCCCAGGGGGCTCTTTGACAGTGCTTCTAAATGCATTTAGAGTCTTGCGGCCCAAGGCTGTTCTTTTAGTGGGAAGTTGCTTTAGTTTAAGCTTGGATAGCTTGAGAGTGGGAGATGTAGTCATACCTTCAAAGCTAACAACTGCAGAGGGGTACAAAACTCCTGTCAGTCGACTTTTTGGAAGTCTTGTTCAAGATGCACCACATGGATGGGTTGCTCCGTTGGCAAATCCAAATGAACTGAAAGTAAAAGTACATTGCAATTGTGATATCCTTAGCCATTCGCTGCCAGAGGTGCGTGGATATGATGACATTTGTGAGAAATATCCTGGAGTAGTTGCAATTGAGACAGAAGGGGCAG GCGTTTATGCTGCTGCCTATGACGCAAATATTGAGTGGGCGGTAGTAAAAGGTGTTGCCAGTCATTTTCATGAAAGGAAGTCTGTAACTGATGAATGGATGTCTTTTGCGAGCACCATGGCTGCCTCTGTGGTGGCCAAGATGCTAAATGATCCAAACGTTTTCCGGGAATGGCCGCACTTTATCCAAG